A single genomic interval of Fusobacterium varium harbors:
- a CDS encoding murein L,D-transpeptidase catalytic domain family protein, protein MIKKVLLLLFFISNLVFATNSVNISRDKYIHDIYSQLKLENKMEYDTFQKAYKGYEKIPDKREGLLTIIDFTKPSNEKRFFVIDLNKKKIDYSTYVTHGKNSGLILPLNFSNNRNSYMSSLGFYITGDAYEGKYGYSLRLQGLEEGFNSNAYRRAIVVHGADYADPSFIEKYGFLGRSEGCPAIPTTISKDVIDYIKGKTVLFIMGKDKHYIEKSRYASL, encoded by the coding sequence ATGATAAAAAAAGTTTTACTTCTTTTGTTTTTTATATCTAATTTGGTTTTTGCTACTAATAGTGTGAATATAAGCAGGGATAAATACATACATGATATATATTCACAGTTGAAATTGGAAAATAAGATGGAATATGATACTTTTCAAAAAGCATATAAAGGTTATGAGAAAATTCCTGATAAGAGAGAGGGACTCCTTACAATAATAGACTTTACTAAACCATCTAATGAGAAAAGATTCTTTGTAATTGATTTGAATAAAAAGAAAATAGATTATAGTACCTATGTAACACATGGAAAAAACTCTGGATTGATACTGCCACTTAACTTTTCAAATAATAGAAACTCTTATATGAGTTCTTTAGGGTTCTATATTACTGGAGATGCTTATGAGGGAAAATATGGATACTCTTTAAGATTGCAAGGATTAGAAGAGGGATTTAATTCAAATGCTTACAGAAGAGCTATTGTAGTGCATGGGGCAGATTATGCAGATCCTAGTTTTATTGAAAAATATGGTTTTTTAGGTAGAAGTGAAGGGTGTCCAGCTATTCCTACTACTATTTCTAAGGATGTTATAGACTATATAAAAGGGAAAACAGTGTTGTTTATTATGGGAAAAGATAAACACTATATTGAGAAAAGTAGATATGCTTCTTTGTAA